Proteins encoded within one genomic window of Bos indicus isolate NIAB-ARS_2022 breed Sahiwal x Tharparkar chromosome 23, NIAB-ARS_B.indTharparkar_mat_pri_1.0, whole genome shotgun sequence:
- the LOC109576971 gene encoding olfactory receptor 2B11-like, translating into MEPNNKSHPEEFILLGFTDRPWLELPLFIILLITYPMAMMGNIAIILVSKLDPRLHSPMYFFLTNLSFLDMCYTTSIVPQMLFNLGTSKKTISYMRCAFQLYFFHIMGGTECLLLAVMSFDRYVAICKPLHYTLIMNQRVCILLVATVWLSGMTYAVSEATVTLQLPLCGRNTLDHLLCEIPVLIKTACGEKGANELTLSVVCIFFLAVPLCLILISYAYIGHAVFKIKSSEGRKKAFGTCSSHLIVVFLFYGPGISMYLQPPSSISRDQPKFMALFYGVVTPALNPFIYTLRNKDVKGALGNLMRSIFTSK; encoded by the coding sequence ATGGAACCAAATAACAAAAGCCATCCTGAAGAGTTTATTCTACTAGGCTTTACTGACCGTCCTTGGCTAGAGCTTCCTCTATTCATTATTCTGCTTATAACATACCCCATGGCCATGATGGGAAACATAGCCATCATTCTGGTGTCCAAGTTAGACCCCCGTCTGCACAgtcccatgtatttcttcctcacCAACCTCTCCTTTTTGGACATGTGCTACACCACAAGCATTGTCCCTCAGATGCTCTTTAACCTGGGAACGTCTAAGAAGACAATCAGCTATATGAGGTGTGCATTTCAGCTTTATTTCTTCCACATAATGGGGGGCACAGAATGTCTGCTTTTGGCTGTTATGTCCTTTGATCGctacgtggccatctgcaagcctctACACTACACCCTCATCATGAATCAGCGCGTCTGTATCTTATTAGTGGCCACCGTGTGGCTGAGTGGAATGACCTATGCTGTCTCAGAGGCCACTGTCACCTTACAGTTACCACTGTGTGGTCGCAATACCCTGGATCACTTGCTGTGTGAGATTCCTGTTCTGATAAAGACTGCCTGTGGTGAAAAGGGTGCTAATGAGCTCACACTCTCAGTggtatgcatttttttcttagctGTGCCACTATGCTTAATTCTAATATCCTATGCTTATATTGGACATGCTGTATTTAAGATTAAATCttcagagggaaggaaaaaagccTTTGGGACATGTTCTTcccatctcattgtagttttcttattttatggCCCAGGTATCAGCATGTACCTTCAGCCCCCCTCCTCCATCTCAAGAGACCAGCCCAAGTTCATGGCTCTCTTCTATGGAGTGGTGACTCCTGCACTCAACCCTTTCATCTACACTCTGAGGAATAAAGATGTAAAGGGGGCACTGGGCAATCTGATGAGGAGCATTTTCACTTCCAAGTGA
- the LOC109576835 gene encoding olfactory receptor 10C1-like — protein MSINCSLWRDNSMSVKHFAFTKFSELTEQCWLLFSFILLMFLASLTGNALIALAIWTNSVLHTPMYFFLANLSLLEIGYTCSVIPKMLQSLVSEARGISREGCATQMFFFALFGISECYLLAAMAFDRYTAICSPLHYATRMSRGVCVHLAMVSWGVGCIVSLGQTNYIFSLDFCGPCEIDHFFCDLPPILALACGDTSHNEAAVFVVATLCISSPFLLIIASYVRILAAVLIMSSPEGRRKALSTCSSHLLVVTLFYGSASVSYLRPKSSHSPGVDKLLALFYTVVTSMLNPIIYSLRNKEVKTALWRTLGKKKL, from the coding sequence ATGAGCATCAATTGTTCCTTGTGGAGAGACAATAGCATGTCTGTGAAACACTTTGCATTTACCAAATTCTCTGAGTTAACCGAACAGTGttggcttttattttccttcatcttaCTCATGTTCTTAGCATCACTGACAGGCAATGCTCTCATAGCCCTTGCCATCTGGACCAATTCAGTCCTCCatacccccatgtacttcttcctggcCAACTTGTCTCTCTTGGAGATTGGATACACTTGCTCTGTCATACCCAAGATGCTGCAGAGCCTTGTGAGTGAGGCCCGAGGAATCTCTCGGGAGGGCTGTGCTACACAGATGTTTTTCTTTGCCTTATTTGGGATCAGTGAATGCTATCTTTTGGCAGCCATGGCTTTTGATCGCTATACGGCCATATGCTCCCCACTTCACTATGCAACACGAATGAGTCGTGGAGTGTGCGTCCATTTAGCAATGGTTTCTTGGGGTGTGGGTTGCATAGTAAGCTTGGGCCAAACcaactatattttttctttggacTTCTGCGGCCCCTGTGAAATAgaccacttcttctgtgacctCCCCCCTATTCTGGCACTAGCCTGTGGGGATACATCCCATAATGAGGCTGCAGTCTTTGTTGTGGCCACTCTTTGCATTTCCAGCCCATTTTTATTAATCATTGCTTCTTATGTCAGAATTTTAGCTGCCGTGCTCATCATGTCATCCCCTGAAGGTCGCCGAAAAGCTCTTTCTACCTGTTCTTCCCACCTACTGGTAGTAACGCTATTCTATGGCTCAGCATCTGTCAGCTATTTGAGGCCCAAGTCTAGCCATTCACCTGGGGTAGATAAACTCCTGGCCCTCTTCTACACAGTGGTGACATCCATGCTCAACCCTATCATCTACAGTTTACGGAACAAGGAAGTCAAGACAGCTCTTTGGAGAACTCTGGGCAAGAAAAAGCTTTGA
- the LOC109576877 gene encoding olfactory receptor 2J3-like — MMMERINASSEDNFVLLGFSNWPQLELVLFVVILMFYLMTLIGNLFIIILSHLDSHLHTPMYFFLSNLSFLDLCYTTSSIPQLLINLWGPVKTISYNGCMIQLYFFLALGSTECVLLMVMSYDRYAAVCRPLHYTVLMHPRFCQLLAVACWVSGFSNSALHFLFAFWVPLCGHRQVDHFFCEVPALLRLSCVDTHANELTLMVTSSIFVLIPLILILSSYGAIAWAVLRMQSTTGLQKVFGTCGAHLMVVSLFFIPVMCIYLQPPSGNSQDQGKFIALFYTVVTPSLNPLIYTLRNKDVRGAVKRLVG; from the coding sequence ATGATGATGGAAAGAATCAATGCAAGTTCTGAAGACAACTTTGTTCTACTGGGTTTTTCTAATTGGCCTCAGCTTGAGTTAGTTCTCTTTGTGGTTATCTTGATGTTCTACTTGATGACATTGATAGGCAACCTGTTCATCATTATCTTGTCACACCTGGACTCCCATCTCCACactcccatgtacttcttcctctcaaaTCTCTCTTTTCTGGATCTCTGCTACACCACAAGCTCCATTCCTCAGTTGCTGATCAACCTCTGGGGCCCAGTAAAAACCATCTCTTACAATGGCTGTAtgattcaactttattttttccttgcatTGGGATCCACAGAATGTGTGCTACTGATGGTGATGTCCTATGACCGTTATGCAGCTGTGTGTAGACCCTTGCATTATACTGTCCTCATGCACCCTCGTTTCTGTCAACTGTTGGCTGTGGCTTGTTGGGTAAGTGGCTTTTCCAACTCAGCACTTCACTTCTTGTTTGCCTTCTGGGTACCCCTGTGTGGACATCGCCAAGTGGACCATTTCTTCTGTGAAGTTCCAGCACTGCTTCGACTGTCATGTGTTGATACTCATGCTAATGAGCTGACCCTCATGGTCACGAGCTCCATTTTTGTTCTCATACCTCTCATCCTCATTCTCAGCTCCTATGGTGCCATTGCCTGGGCAGTGCTGAGGATGCAGTCAACAACTGGACTCCAGAAAGTCTTTGGGACGTGTGGAGCCCATCTTATGGTTGTATCcctctttttcattccagtcatgTGTATATACCTCCAGCCACCATCAGGAAATTCTCAAGATCAAGGCAAGTTCATTGCCCTGTTTTATACTGTTGTCACACCTAGCCTCAACCCTCTAATCTACACCCTCAGAAACAAAGATGTAAGAGGGGCCGTAAAGAGACTAGTGGGGTGA